A genome region from Spartobacteria bacterium includes the following:
- the ruvX gene encoding Holliday junction resolvase RuvX, which produces MSRWVGVDYGDSRIGVALSDPCQIIASPLTMVKNSSPEASALEIIALAEQHEADRIIIGLPLNMNGTSGPAVEKVLAFQAFIKKHSSIRTVTWDERLSTVSAQNTLIAAGTRREKRKKLIDKIAAQIILQHYIDAQQML; this is translated from the coding sequence ATGAGCCGCTGGGTGGGAGTGGATTACGGTGACAGCCGCATCGGCGTCGCACTGAGCGATCCCTGCCAGATCATTGCATCGCCCTTGACCATGGTGAAAAACAGTTCGCCGGAAGCTAGTGCGCTGGAAATTATCGCGCTGGCTGAACAACATGAAGCCGACCGAATTATCATCGGGCTGCCGCTTAATATGAACGGAACCAGCGGACCGGCTGTTGAAAAAGTTTTGGCTTTTCAGGCATTCATTAAGAAACACTCATCCATCCGGACGGTGACCTGGGATGAACGGTTAAGCACGGTCTCGGCGCAAAACACCTTAATCGCGGCGGGCACACGACGTGAAAAACGAAAAAAGCTGATTGACAAAATCGCGGCGCAAATCATTCTCCAGCATTATATTGATGCACAACAGATGCTCTGA